The window ATAGTTTGATATGGAAGTGGGTCGCCGAAGGTTTTATCCAAGAGGAACCAGGGGTAGGACTATTCGAGATTGGTGAGAGGTACTTCAACGAGCTGGTGAACAAAAGCATGATAATGCCGGTAGAGGAGGCCCTGTATTTAGGCATGGAAATGCATGTTGGCGCCATAACTGGATGTCGCGTCCATGACATGATGCTGGATATGATATGCGTATTGTCAAAGGAAGAAAAGTTTGTTACTATATTGGACACTGATGAGCAATATACAACTTCACATTGCAACGATCGTAGGCTAGCTGTTCAATATATAGTCCGACCTCTGGCTAGCACGTCTACATTACAAGCAAGGTCACTCATTGCCTTGTGTAATATTGAGATGTTGCCATCACTTTCATGCTTTGAAGCTTTGCGTGTTCTAGCTTTGGAAGGCCCCTATGATTCACACCATCCTAGTCATCTTGAGCATGTTGGAAAGTTAGTTCACTTGAGGCACCTCAAACTATCGAGCATGGATATCGGTGAGCTCCCAAAGGAAATAGGATATCTAAAGTTCTTGTTGGTATTGGACTTAGGTAGAAATAGCATAAGTGAACTTCCAGAGAGTATTGGTCGACTAAGTCAACTCAAGTGCTTGAACATCTGCGAAACAGACATTGAAGTGCCATACTGGATCGGAAATTTGACTTCTCTGGAAGAGCTAAGCCTAGGAGAAGTtgacgatgacaactttgtgacagagCTGGGCAAGTTGACAGAGTTGAGGAAGCTCTACATTTCTGGAATTTTAAAATTATCCAATGATCGTGCAATGAATGGTTGGGCGGAGTCTGTAGCCAAAGTGAGCAAGATCCAAGTCATAGACATCAGTTTAGTTTTAGGGTGTAGAATTTCCCGTCATGAGGAGAACCCCTGGGAACGGTATGCCCTCTCTCCACAACTCCGTTTTCTACACATGGCCTACGATGAACCTGGGCTGGTGGCAAGGATCAATCCCTCACTTCTTCCAAACTTGTCCCATTTAAAACTGCGAATATTCGGTCCAGATCTGGAGGTCTTTGGAAGTTTCCGCGAGCTTGTTTCCCTCAAGCTCGTCACGAGTTCAGCTCCACATCATGACACCATGGGTGGTGCAGGTGCCTTCCCCAAGCTGAGGGTCTTCAAGACACAAGCAACGCTTGGCTCGTTTCAAGAGGGAGATATGCCGGTCCTTGAATCTCTTGAGTTCAGCATTGTAGCACAGTCCAATGATGATGGCATTAGCTTTGGCTTCGACTTTCGTAGCCTAGGGAACCTCCCTTTGCTTAAGGAAGTCATAGTCACTTTATATGCTCCTCCTGCGGACCACAAGAAGGCTAGGGAAACTGCCAAGCGTGCAATTCATGTGCTTCCCAACTGCCTTAGACATTATATCACACTAGAGGATATAAAGAAGTTGGAGGTAACTAAGTGtatatttatttattcattttTCAGGGGCAGCTAGCCATGTATCTCACGGAtttcctttttccccttttccagaTTCTCACGGAGCTAAGATTGCCGTGCATCTCCACCTGCGGGAATCAAGGTATGCAcgctcccttccctgtctttttctTTAATTATTTTATAGACTAGACAAAATAACAGGAATTGCCGATTAACTGTAAAAAGAAAAGTTGATTACCAATCTGCGTGCACGATACATATATCTTTCTCATCATTTTAAATAGTAACCATTGGTACTCCAAGTATACATTTAGTGAGGATTACTCCATATATGCAGGCTGACAGCGGTGTTAACAAATCACCgtggaaaaagaaaaaaattatcagGAGGCTTTCATTTGTTCGCTCTACTATTTATTGTGTTTTAAGCAAAggaaaaaacacaaaaaatatcTATTTATTTTACTGTcttttcaaaaaatggaaaatgaaaccaCACAAAGCCAAAAAGAAGTGCTTTTTTTTCTATGTTCTCATTTTTTAACAGaagaaaaaattccaaaaaaaatgttGGGTTGTTTTAATGCCTTTTGTAGTAAAGAAAACGAAAATCAGACAAAAAATTTGTTTCTCTGCCTTTCGTAGTAATGGAAAAAAAATCACACAAAAAAAGTTTGTTTTGAGGGTTGAGTAGTGTGTTACTTCGTTGTTCACTCAGAAAAAGAATTCTAAAAGAGGGTCTTGGGGTTTCGTTACCATTTATTTGGTGTGTGTCGTTTGTTTTTGTATCTTGGGTCTTGGTTTTGGAGATTGTGCATGCGCGTGTGTGTGTCTTGTTCTTTGGGTTTTGGTTTTTGGTTTAGTGGGGTTCGATGTGTATATGGGGGTGTGTAGAGTGGGGGTGTAACTCCGCCTATGCTAAGATGATGGTACGCTTCATGTTGCATAGCCGGTCTCAAGCCCGGAAAAAGGAGGAGGGGCCAAACTCTGTTTATTATGAAATTGTGTGACATTACATGTAGCATTTGCAACTGGTTTTTGGCACTTCCCTTTTTGCCTCTTAGAGTTTCATTTCCATTTAGTGTTATTTTTCTCTGATGGTGCA is drawn from Triticum dicoccoides isolate Atlit2015 ecotype Zavitan chromosome 4A, WEW_v2.0, whole genome shotgun sequence and contains these coding sequences:
- the LOC119288368 gene encoding disease resistance protein RGA5-like, whose protein sequence is MDLATGAMGSLLLKLGDLLTKEYKLQTGVKEDVEYLKRELESMYAALRKVGDVPRDQLDKQVKLWANEVRDLSFIMEDIVDKFLVRVEGAEPAIKPRKLKKLMKKMGDLFSKSKTRHEISDEIKDIKVRVKEAADRRDRYRVNDVAVNPVGAITVDPRLLDLYKDQKELVGIDDSLNELTKMMSDGDGDVSKQLKILSIFGFGGLGKTIIAKAVYDKLKAQFDCCAFIPVGRNPSVKKLLNGILLEISGQKYLELDERQLINKLRGLLENKRYLIVIDDIWDTKTWELVKTALVCNNCGSRIITTTRILEVATMASEVYKLQPLSLDLSKDLFHRRLSCAAIEWPNHLPAEVYDKILHKCGGVPLAIITIASLLGGKPVELWSKVYTSIGFGDEDNEDVENTRKILLFSYYDLPCHLKTCLLYLSIYPEDHLIEKDSLIWKWVAEGFIQEEPGVGLFEIGERYFNELVNKSMIMPVEEALYLGMEMHVGAITGCRVHDMMLDMICVLSKEEKFVTILDTDEQYTTSHCNDRRLAVQYIVRPLASTSTLQARSLIALCNIEMLPSLSCFEALRVLALEGPYDSHHPSHLEHVGKLVHLRHLKLSSMDIGELPKEIGYLKFLLVLDLGRNSISELPESIGRLSQLKCLNICETDIEVPYWIGNLTSLEELSLGEVDDDNFVTELGKLTELRKLYISGILKLSNDRAMNGWAESVAKVSKIQVIDISLVLGCRISRHEENPWERYALSPQLRFLHMAYDEPGLVARINPSLLPNLSHLKLRIFGPDLEVFGSFRELVSLKLVTSSAPHHDTMGGAGAFPKLRVFKTQATLGSFQEGDMPVLESLEFSIVAQSNDDGISFGFDFRSLGNLPLLKEVIVTLYAPPADHKKARETAKRAIHVLPNCLRHYITLEDIKKLEILTELRLPCISTCGNQG